Proteins from one Lepidochelys kempii isolate rLepKem1 chromosome 6, rLepKem1.hap2, whole genome shotgun sequence genomic window:
- the PTH gene encoding parathyroid hormone has translation MISVKDMAKTAVVVYAICFFAKSDGRPATKRSVSEMQLMHNLGEHRHTVERQDWLQMKLQDVHSAPEALVDARTQRPQKKDDIVLGEIRSQRLLPERLQAAMQKKPVVLDKAYMDNILFKTKSQ, from the exons ATGATTTCTGTCAAAGATATGGCTAAGACTGCAGTTGTTGTATATGCAATTTGTTTCTTTGCAAAATCTGATGGAAGACCAGCGAC GAAGAGGTCAGTGAGTGAGATGCAACTGATGCACAATCTTGGGGAGCACCGGCATACTGTGGAGAGACAGGATTGGCTTCAGATGAAACTGCAGGATGTGCACAGTGCTCCTGAGGCACTGGTGGATGCTAGGACCCAGAGGCCCCAAAAGAAGGATGATATTGTTCTGGGAGAGATCAGAAGTCAGAGGCTGCTCCCTGAGCGTTTgcaggcagcaatgcagaagaaACCTGTTGTTCTGGACAAAGCTTACATGGACAACATACTCTTCAAAACAAAGTCCCAGTGA
- the LOC140913836 gene encoding uncharacterized protein — protein MNRGILRSPWQLPVWVMAVRVASCRRVQSSSPEVTMMEYQNRKRAPAWTKWEEQDLIAVWGEESVLSELRSSFRNAKTFVKISQGMKDRGHNRDPKQCCMKLKELRQAYQKTREANGHSRSEPQTCRFCDELHAILGGAATTTPAMLFDSFNGDGGHTEAGFGDEEHDDEVVDSSQQASGETGFPDSQELFLTLDLEPVPPEPTQGCPPDLPGREGTSAACVSRITGSSPSQRLVKIRRRKKRTRDEMFSELMLSSHTDRAQTNVWRQTMSECRKAQNDREERWRAEESKWWAEERAEAERWQQRDERRQDTMLRVLEDQTNTLQRMGELQERQLKHRLPLQPLCNQPPSSPSSIASSPRRPRTRWGGLRPSSHSTPEDCPSNRRLAFNKF, from the exons cgtggcaagctgcaggagagtgcagagctcatcaccagaggtgaccatgatggagtaccagaatcgcaaaagagctccagcatggaccaaatgggaggaacaggatctgatcgctgtatggggagaggaatccgtgctatcagaactacgttccagttttcgaaatgccaaaacatttgtcaaaatctcacagggcatgaaggacagaggccataacagggacccgaagcagtgctgcatgaaacttaaggagctgaggcaagcctaccagaaaaccagagaggcaaacggccactccaggtcagagccccaaacatgccgcttctgtgatgagctgcatgccattttagggggtgcagccaccactaccccagccatgttgtttgactccttcaatggagatggaggccacacggaagcaggttttggggacgaggaacatgatgatgaagttgtagatagctcacagcaagcaagcggagaaaccggttttcccgacagccaggaactgtttctcactctggacctggagccagtaccccccgaacccacccaaggctgccccccggacctgccaggcagagaagggacctctg ctgcatgtgtttcaaggatcacaggatcttctccttcccagaggctagtgaagattagaaggcgaaaaaaacgcactcgtgatgaaatgttctctgagctcatgctgtcctcccacactgacagagcacagacgaatgtgtggaggcagacaatgtcagagtgcaggaaagcacaaaatgaccgggaggagaggtggcgggctgaggagagtaagtggtgggctgaagagagggctgaagctgaaaggtggcagcagcgtgatgagaggaggcaggatacaATGTTGAGggtgctggaggatcaaactaatacgcTCCAGCGTAtgggtgagctgcaggaaaggcagctgaagcacagactgccgctacagcccctgtgtaaccaaccaccctcctccccaagttccatagcctcctcacccagacgcccaagaactcggtgggggggcctccggccatccagccactccaccccagaggattgcccaagcaacagaaggctggcattcaataagttttaa